A section of the Leptospira kobayashii genome encodes:
- a CDS encoding TetR/AcrR family transcriptional regulator: MAKKIKHKTGRPKGTGRVLDRESVLEVAWDLANREGIENISIKRIADELEIRSPSLYNHIKDLSDIMSEVAARTANLFADSLEKIMADAEPVKNRKEGLRKFILEYRNFAHRHKGVYHLLVSAPSENENHRLASERILKVCLTALSLKVLNPEAIHQIRILRSVLHGFVSLERGNGFGLPESVDESFQILTKGLVEGDLFG; the protein is encoded by the coding sequence TTGGCAAAAAAAATAAAACATAAAACGGGAAGACCAAAAGGAACAGGACGGGTGCTTGATCGAGAATCCGTTTTGGAGGTAGCTTGGGATTTGGCCAATAGGGAAGGAATTGAAAATATAAGCATCAAACGGATCGCAGACGAGCTGGAAATCCGATCTCCTTCCCTTTATAATCATATCAAGGATCTTTCCGATATCATGAGCGAAGTCGCAGCTAGGACCGCGAATTTATTCGCAGATAGTTTAGAAAAAATTATGGCAGATGCAGAACCGGTTAAGAATCGAAAAGAAGGGCTTCGTAAATTTATTTTGGAATATAGAAACTTTGCGCACCGGCACAAAGGAGTTTATCATTTGCTTGTATCCGCTCCTTCGGAAAATGAAAACCATCGATTGGCAAGCGAACGTATTTTGAAGGTATGTTTGACTGCCTTATCTTTGAAAGTTTTGAACCCGGAAGCTATCCACCAAATTCGTATTTTGCGATCTGTGTTGCATGGGTTCGTAAGTCTGGAGAGAGGAAATGGATTCGGATTGCCTGAGTCCGTAGACGAAAGTTTTCAGATATTAACAAAGGGTCTTGTGGAAGGGGATTTATTTGGGTAG
- a CDS encoding alpha/beta fold hydrolase, which produces MKRCGLIILGLFFVPSLLFATSFSFPGNEGAISYFKMGSGARNIILVPGIGDTKENYLELAQILAKDATVYGMDLRGMGGSDTGFSSYGPEETGKDIVRFIEENHLTRVTVISNSMSAASAVYSAAELPKQIEAIVLTGPFVRDGEGIGWFMKLIIGGMFRGPWGAGAWKSYYQSLYPKNKPVDLEEHSEFLKSNLKEEGRLSALRSMLFAGKGDCEKRIANVKSKVLVIMGTDDPDFEDPEKEAKWIAEQMKAEYVMFENAGHYPYKEDPERTAGLVKAIWQKK; this is translated from the coding sequence ATGAAACGATGCGGTCTTATTATTTTGGGGTTATTTTTCGTTCCCAGTTTGCTTTTTGCTACGAGTTTTTCCTTTCCCGGCAATGAAGGCGCTATTTCTTATTTTAAAATGGGTTCCGGTGCGAGAAATATCATACTCGTTCCGGGGATCGGGGATACGAAAGAAAATTATCTGGAGTTGGCACAGATATTGGCAAAGGATGCGACCGTTTACGGAATGGATCTTCGCGGCATGGGTGGTTCGGACACCGGTTTTTCTTCTTATGGACCGGAGGAAACCGGAAAAGATATCGTTCGATTTATCGAAGAAAATCATTTAACCCGCGTTACTGTTATTTCCAATTCCATGAGCGCGGCTTCCGCAGTATATTCCGCTGCCGAATTGCCGAAACAAATTGAAGCTATCGTATTAACCGGACCATTTGTTCGGGACGGAGAAGGGATAGGTTGGTTTATGAAGTTGATTATCGGAGGGATGTTTCGTGGGCCTTGGGGAGCAGGGGCTTGGAAATCCTATTACCAAAGTCTTTATCCTAAAAACAAACCGGTCGATCTGGAAGAACACTCCGAATTTTTAAAATCCAATTTGAAAGAAGAAGGACGACTCTCCGCACTCAGATCCATGTTATTTGCGGGAAAAGGGGATTGTGAAAAACGAATCGCCAATGTAAAATCCAAGGTATTGGTCATTATGGGAACCGATGATCCTGACTTTGAAGATCCGGAAAAAGAAGCAAAATGGATCGCAGAACAGATGAAAGCCGAGTATGTAATGTTTGAAAACGCAGGACATTATCCTTATAAAGAAGATCCGGAAAGAACAGCAGGTTTGGTAAAAGCAATTTGGCAAAAAAAATAA
- a CDS encoding P-II family nitrogen regulator — MKMIIAIIQPHKLEEVKAELTKNEIYRLTVSDVQGYGQQKGKTEVFRGHEYTVNLLRKVRLEIAVNDEFVKPTVDAILKAAKSGDGKIGDGKIFITPLEDVIRIRTGEKGKNAI; from the coding sequence ATGAAAATGATCATTGCAATTATCCAGCCGCACAAACTTGAAGAAGTAAAAGCGGAACTAACTAAAAATGAAATCTACCGCCTTACGGTTTCGGATGTTCAAGGTTATGGCCAACAAAAAGGAAAAACGGAAGTTTTTCGCGGTCATGAATATACAGTGAACCTCCTCCGTAAAGTGAGATTGGAAATCGCTGTAAATGACGAGTTCGTAAAACCAACAGTAGACGCCATTTTAAAGGCTGCGAAAAGTGGAGACGGAAAAATCGGGGATGGAAAAATTTTCATCACTCCTTTGGAAGACGTAATCCGAATTCGCACCGGCGAAAAAGGTAAAAACGCGATCTAA
- a CDS encoding ammonium transporter, with amino-acid sequence MKKHFKKIALLLLVVPMFLFADEPAKAADPVAEKLAAIDTLTVGLDTLWVLVAGMLVFFMNAGFALVESGFCQSKNTVNILAKNFIVFAAATFSFWAIGWGLMFGNGSTPYLATEGLFFLSGADNSPAIGDAYQGAYASMNWTGVPLNAKFFFQLVFAATAATIVSGAVAERIKFHSFLIFSFLLVAFIYPFTGHWVWGGGWLAGLGFHDFAGSTVVHSAGGWAALAGALVLGARKGKFLPDGRIKPILGHNMTSAALGTLILWLGWFGFNPGSTMGVGDGSTMAHVIVTTNISAAMGALAATVTAWVILKKPDLGMILNGTLAGLVGITAPCAIVSPASAAIIGAISGALVVVSVLGFDKLKIDDPVGATSVHLVCGIWGTLAVAIFGYEGSPAGVAVPSILTQVYGILAFGGFVFTVSFILWYVLKLAGGIRVGEEEEVSGLDLGEHGAEAYPDFSIRVRG; translated from the coding sequence ATGAAAAAACATTTCAAAAAAATAGCCCTCCTGCTGCTGGTTGTCCCGATGTTCCTTTTTGCAGATGAACCTGCAAAAGCCGCGGATCCAGTCGCAGAAAAATTAGCAGCTATAGATACACTTACCGTTGGACTAGACACTTTATGGGTGTTAGTTGCGGGTATGCTGGTGTTCTTTATGAATGCAGGGTTTGCACTTGTGGAATCCGGATTCTGTCAGTCAAAGAACACAGTTAACATTTTAGCAAAAAACTTTATCGTTTTTGCCGCAGCTACTTTCTCGTTTTGGGCAATCGGTTGGGGATTGATGTTCGGTAACGGAAGCACTCCTTATTTAGCAACAGAAGGGCTTTTCTTCTTGAGCGGTGCGGATAACTCTCCTGCGATCGGAGATGCTTATCAAGGCGCTTATGCTTCCATGAATTGGACCGGAGTCCCTTTGAATGCAAAATTTTTCTTCCAATTGGTTTTTGCCGCAACTGCTGCAACAATTGTATCGGGAGCGGTTGCAGAAAGAATCAAGTTTCACTCCTTCCTTATTTTCTCTTTTCTTTTAGTAGCTTTCATCTATCCATTTACCGGTCACTGGGTATGGGGTGGCGGATGGCTCGCAGGCTTGGGATTTCATGACTTTGCCGGATCCACAGTAGTTCACTCTGCAGGTGGTTGGGCGGCTCTTGCAGGTGCCCTTGTTCTAGGTGCTCGTAAAGGTAAATTTCTTCCTGACGGTCGTATCAAACCGATCCTCGGACATAACATGACTTCTGCGGCTCTAGGAACTTTAATTCTATGGTTGGGTTGGTTTGGATTTAACCCTGGTTCTACGATGGGTGTAGGCGACGGTTCCACTATGGCTCACGTAATCGTAACTACAAATATTTCCGCGGCTATGGGTGCACTTGCGGCGACCGTGACTGCTTGGGTTATTTTGAAAAAACCTGATCTAGGTATGATTTTAAACGGAACTTTGGCAGGACTTGTAGGTATCACTGCACCATGTGCGATCGTTAGCCCTGCTTCCGCTGCCATCATCGGCGCTATTTCGGGTGCTCTTGTTGTGGTTTCCGTACTTGGTTTTGACAAACTCAAAATTGATGACCCGGTCGGTGCAACTTCCGTTCACCTTGTATGCGGTATTTGGGGAACTTTAGCGGTTGCTATTTTCGGTTACGAAGGTTCTCCGGCGGGTGTTGCCGTTCCTTCCATCCTGACTCAAGTGTATGGAATTCTTGCTTTCGGTGGTTTTGTCTTTACAGTGTCGTTCATATTATGGTATGTATTGAAACTGGCTGGTGGAATCAGAGTGGGTGAAGAAGAAGAAGTATCCGGTCTCGATCTCGGCGAGCATGGAGCAGAAGCGTATCCAGATTTCAGTATCCGAGTACGTGGTTAA
- a CDS encoding ligase-associated DNA damage response exonuclease, with translation MEILTQRQEGIYCPAGDFYIDPMRSVSRALITHGHSDHARKGSKNYLCHKDSIGILKLRLGENLNYEGTEYGKKIRIGDALVSFHPAGHILGSSQIRIEVKGEVWVISGDYKTLPDLTCPGFEPVPCHVFVTESTFALPIYHWKEDSEIFKEILEFWETNNKNNLTSIIYAYSLGKTQRILSGLKEKIGTVYLDEGGYQLTQAYEMSGVEFPKYKSISEITNYNAKDPKPLLIIPPGKDLSPWKKQIGKYNAWLASGWIRTNKENPFSKNGFVLSDHADWKGLNSAVRSTNASRIIVMHGFTDSWVRYLNESGLLASTFAETNYKI, from the coding sequence ATGGAAATTTTAACCCAAAGACAGGAAGGTATCTATTGCCCTGCTGGAGATTTTTATATAGATCCCATGCGTTCCGTTTCCCGCGCTTTGATCACGCACGGACACTCGGATCACGCCCGCAAAGGAAGCAAAAATTATCTGTGCCATAAAGATAGCATAGGCATACTCAAACTCAGATTAGGTGAGAACTTGAATTATGAAGGAACCGAATATGGAAAAAAAATACGAATCGGCGATGCTCTTGTCTCCTTTCACCCTGCGGGTCATATACTCGGTTCCTCGCAAATTCGAATTGAAGTAAAAGGAGAAGTCTGGGTGATCAGCGGAGATTACAAAACTTTGCCGGACTTAACTTGCCCTGGCTTTGAACCTGTTCCCTGTCATGTGTTCGTTACCGAATCCACATTTGCATTGCCGATTTATCACTGGAAGGAAGATTCCGAAATTTTCAAAGAGATCCTGGAATTCTGGGAAACAAATAACAAGAACAATTTAACATCGATTATATATGCATACTCTCTCGGAAAAACGCAAAGAATTTTATCCGGACTAAAGGAAAAAATAGGAACGGTTTATCTGGATGAGGGAGGTTATCAACTGACCCAAGCTTATGAAATGAGCGGCGTGGAATTTCCAAAATACAAGTCGATTTCCGAAATCACGAATTATAATGCGAAAGATCCCAAACCTTTGCTCATCATTCCTCCGGGAAAGGATTTGAGTCCTTGGAAAAAACAGATAGGAAAATACAATGCATGGCTTGCTTCGGGTTGGATTCGAACGAATAAGGAAAACCCTTTTTCCAAAAACGGATTCGTATTGTCCGATCATGCTGACTGGAAAGGACTCAATTCGGCAGTTCGCAGTACAAACGCTAGTCGGATCATCGTAATGCACGGATTTACCGATTCTTGGGTTCGTTATTTGAACGAATCCGGTTTGCTGGCGAGCACATTTGCAGAGACGAATTACAAAATTTAA
- a CDS encoding deoxyribodipyrimidine photolyase, translated as MPTPESRIRSLNSHSIRENGDYVLYWMQAYRRFGSNHSLDHAVELAKKLKKELIIYEGLRIDYPWNSERIHKFILHGMIENREEAKKLGANYWCYVESDTNPAKGLLKKISEKACLIVTDDFPCFIIPEQTEKLSSKVKCPVIAVDGNSVIPFSKFEKAASAARILRIWIHKNFADSFFNFAKPKYSKKDFVGLNKGTTPPFENFELNEPELPRFLQTIRFENEVKPDPKTSGGRSKALGLLSDFLKKKIHLYDTERSSPRSFPETPVSGLSAYLHFGHISAEEIVLSVLQNTDPDWSPEELILKKPGDRENFYSKSVSANHYLDELITWRDIGYLFFWQKPSFRMDLSSLPDWVQKNLSHHRKDVRDYQYTLKDWESCRTHDELWNAAQTELKHTGRMHNYMRMLWGKKVIEWSKTYEEAFHVLEHLNNKYAYDGRNPNSYTGILWCFGLFDRPWFPERNVFGNIRYMSSDSTRKKFKMKPYLDYVNSLEDQEGFLFS; from the coding sequence ATGCCGACACCTGAATCAAGAATCCGATCTTTAAATTCGCATTCGATCCGAGAAAACGGAGACTATGTATTGTACTGGATGCAGGCTTACAGAAGATTCGGATCCAACCACTCTTTGGATCATGCGGTAGAGCTTGCCAAAAAATTAAAAAAAGAACTCATCATTTACGAAGGACTTCGGATCGACTACCCTTGGAACTCGGAAAGAATTCACAAATTCATATTGCATGGTATGATCGAAAACAGAGAGGAAGCGAAAAAACTGGGGGCGAATTATTGGTGTTATGTGGAATCGGATACGAATCCGGCAAAAGGTCTTTTGAAAAAGATTTCAGAGAAAGCATGCCTTATCGTTACAGATGACTTTCCCTGTTTTATCATACCGGAACAAACCGAAAAACTCTCCAGTAAAGTAAAATGTCCTGTGATTGCGGTGGATGGAAATTCGGTCATCCCATTTTCGAAATTTGAGAAAGCGGCAAGTGCCGCACGGATTTTGAGAATATGGATCCATAAAAATTTTGCCGATTCTTTTTTCAATTTCGCAAAACCGAAATATTCCAAAAAGGATTTCGTAGGATTGAACAAAGGAACTACTCCTCCTTTCGAAAATTTCGAACTGAACGAACCGGAGTTACCTAGGTTTTTACAAACGATTCGTTTTGAAAATGAAGTTAAGCCCGATCCGAAAACATCCGGCGGCAGATCGAAAGCACTTGGCTTACTCAGTGATTTTTTAAAAAAGAAAATACATCTCTACGATACGGAAAGATCTTCTCCCCGGTCTTTCCCGGAAACACCTGTCAGCGGACTTTCCGCCTATCTTCACTTTGGTCATATCAGTGCGGAAGAAATCGTTCTCTCCGTTCTGCAAAACACGGATCCTGACTGGAGCCCGGAAGAATTGATTTTAAAAAAGCCGGGAGACCGGGAAAATTTTTACTCGAAGTCGGTTTCTGCAAATCACTACTTAGATGAACTCATCACTTGGAGAGATATAGGTTATTTGTTTTTTTGGCAAAAACCTTCTTTTCGGATGGACCTTTCTTCTTTGCCGGATTGGGTTCAAAAAAATCTTTCCCATCACAGGAAGGATGTGAGAGATTATCAATATACCCTAAAGGATTGGGAGTCTTGTCGAACTCATGATGAGCTTTGGAATGCCGCCCAAACCGAGTTGAAACATACCGGCAGAATGCATAATTATATGAGAATGTTATGGGGAAAAAAAGTGATCGAATGGTCAAAGACATACGAAGAAGCATTTCATGTTTTGGAACATCTGAACAATAAATATGCTTATGACGGACGAAATCCAAATTCCTACACAGGCATACTTTGGTGTTTCGGATTGTTTGACAGACCTTGGTTTCCGGAAAGAAATGTATTCGGAAATATTCGTTATATGTCTTCGGATTCCACCCGCAAAAAATTCAAAATGAAACCTTATTTGGATTATGTGAACTCACTGGAGGATCAGGAGGGTTTTTTATTTTCATGA
- a CDS encoding ATP-dependent Clp protease adaptor ClpS — protein MNQNPSEKTIIEDETKESFQNIYFSKVILFNDLVNDFGHVEDCLMKICFKSKKEAKKISLEAHNNGKAICFVGSLEECETVAEKLSAEHLTVSINS, from the coding sequence ATGAATCAAAATCCTTCGGAAAAGACAATCATTGAAGACGAAACCAAAGAAAGTTTTCAGAATATTTATTTCTCCAAAGTCATACTTTTTAATGATTTGGTCAATGATTTCGGCCATGTGGAAGACTGCCTTATGAAGATTTGCTTCAAATCGAAAAAAGAAGCGAAAAAAATCTCACTTGAAGCACATAACAACGGAAAAGCGATTTGTTTTGTCGGATCGTTGGAAGAATGTGAAACGGTCGCAGAGAAATTGAGCGCGGAACACCTAACCGTTTCCATAAATAGCTAG
- a CDS encoding DNA alkylation repair protein, which translates to MKKKENPVLQELFSAKDPKKEAFFPRFFKTEKGEYGYGDKFIGVTVPIQRKIALKHYKEMDLKEIQTLLDSEFHEARLTGLFILVLRFEKLAGSEKEKSEIVSFYKSNLSRVNNWDLVDSSAEKILGPHYFGKDTKYLHDLTKTKDLWKNRIGIMSTFHFIKKGEFADTLVMCELFLNHKQDLIHKASGWMLREIGNRDKKTLISFLTKHASRMPRTMLRYSIEKLPEKERQNWLNRED; encoded by the coding sequence ATGAAAAAAAAAGAAAACCCCGTTTTACAAGAATTATTTTCCGCGAAAGATCCTAAGAAGGAAGCGTTTTTTCCCAGATTTTTCAAAACAGAAAAAGGAGAATACGGCTACGGTGACAAATTCATCGGAGTGACTGTTCCCATTCAAAGGAAGATTGCACTTAAACATTATAAAGAGATGGATTTGAAAGAAATTCAAACATTGTTGGATTCCGAATTTCATGAAGCCAGGCTCACGGGACTATTCATTTTGGTTTTAAGATTTGAAAAGCTCGCGGGATCGGAAAAAGAAAAATCGGAAATAGTTTCCTTTTATAAATCAAATCTTTCTCGAGTCAATAACTGGGATTTGGTGGACTCAAGTGCGGAAAAAATACTCGGGCCTCATTACTTCGGGAAAGATACAAAATATCTGCATGATCTTACCAAAACAAAAGACCTATGGAAAAACAGAATCGGGATCATGTCTACTTTTCACTTTATCAAAAAGGGAGAGTTCGCAGATACATTGGTCATGTGTGAATTGTTTTTAAATCACAAACAGGATTTGATTCACAAAGCAAGCGGTTGGATGTTGCGGGAAATAGGGAACAGAGACAAAAAAACGCTGATTTCGTTTTTAACGAAACATGCCTCCCGGATGCCGAGAACCATGCTTCGTTATTCCATCGAAAAATTGCCGGAAAAAGAAAGGCAAAACTGGTTAAATCGGGAAGACTAG
- a CDS encoding adenylate/guanylate cyclase domain-containing protein, producing the protein MVSLQRFFLSFLAFGFTSLFVAQGLSAQIVFTGSILDLRSEKAFGQPGQKWSFRPGDSQLISEKPKTVNQNDMEPEYDSAESLRFANAENSLEGAARSGWISGFAIQTSWDKVKDGDGEIYFPDFRDYFEKYKGYGWYRTEVVISNEDLKSKFRSRYLTVRLGQISQADAVYWNGKFIGGTGLYLDTPPDTVLEDKSLFADKTRFYRIPVNQVDTDAPNVLAIRVFAKYPLSPGLSHDKFYISSQRYSERAEYWNDFKKIFVIVLTVILGSFYLYWQFLFRKDEHATIYFSLGSIFMAVNTLFQSQIIYSIVNDGFWIKKIEYASWILLVHFLFNFVVQFAKVHKGWIRKANRIVDTLGIVAFFVLFALPNLHLLSQFFFYWSFVTVLLGLSLCYIIFLGRKVPSMGTVSIGILVMVLLLLNDIFVEIQWEWYPSQTFVKDYAFAGFSISVGLSIIRNMVESRKLVEKQKEEKMRLSRYFSPAVMETIVNDSIKLGGEERDIATLFSDIVGFTTFSEQNPPAVVLANLNTIFESLSELIFHYSATLDKFIGDAIMAFWGAPKKTDLDAYHAIACAVEMQKRMIKINEDLGVPPGTFRLRIGVNFGEAIVGNIGSVKRMDYTVIGDAVNTAARLESHGVPGKVAVSEAAYLAAGGDRYLRYEESRELTLKGKAEPVKVFFVTEVLPRSY; encoded by the coding sequence ATGGTTTCACTGCAAAGGTTCTTTTTATCTTTTCTTGCATTCGGTTTTACGTCCTTGTTTGTTGCTCAGGGACTTTCCGCGCAGATAGTATTTACCGGCTCCATTCTCGATTTGAGATCGGAAAAAGCATTCGGACAACCGGGGCAAAAATGGTCTTTTCGACCCGGTGATTCCCAATTGATTTCGGAAAAACCGAAAACGGTAAACCAAAACGATATGGAACCGGAGTATGATTCCGCTGAATCCCTCCGATTTGCGAATGCGGAAAATTCTTTGGAAGGAGCTGCGCGGAGCGGATGGATTTCCGGCTTTGCCATCCAGACTTCCTGGGACAAAGTGAAAGACGGAGACGGAGAAATTTATTTTCCCGACTTCCGGGATTATTTCGAAAAGTACAAAGGGTACGGTTGGTATAGAACGGAAGTTGTTATCTCTAATGAAGATTTAAAATCAAAATTCCGTTCCCGTTATCTTACCGTTCGGTTGGGGCAGATCAGTCAGGCGGATGCGGTTTATTGGAATGGAAAGTTCATTGGAGGAACTGGACTTTATCTGGATACACCTCCCGATACCGTTTTGGAAGATAAATCCTTGTTTGCGGACAAGACAAGATTCTATAGAATTCCAGTCAATCAGGTGGATACCGATGCTCCGAATGTTTTGGCAATTCGTGTTTTCGCCAAATATCCGTTAAGTCCTGGTCTCTCTCATGATAAATTTTATATCTCCTCCCAAAGATATTCCGAACGGGCGGAATACTGGAATGATTTCAAAAAAATATTCGTAATCGTTCTGACTGTGATTTTGGGAAGTTTCTATCTGTATTGGCAGTTTTTATTCCGCAAGGACGAACATGCTACCATTTACTTTTCGTTAGGTTCTATTTTTATGGCGGTGAATACTTTGTTTCAAAGCCAAATCATCTATTCGATTGTAAACGACGGATTTTGGATTAAAAAGATAGAATACGCATCTTGGATATTACTCGTTCATTTTTTATTTAATTTTGTGGTTCAGTTTGCAAAAGTCCACAAAGGATGGATTCGCAAAGCGAATCGTATCGTGGATACACTAGGGATAGTTGCATTTTTCGTTTTGTTTGCACTCCCAAACCTTCATCTTCTGTCACAGTTCTTTTTTTACTGGTCCTTTGTAACTGTCCTTCTCGGACTTTCCCTGTGTTATATCATTTTCCTCGGTAGAAAGGTTCCCTCGATGGGGACCGTCTCCATCGGAATTTTGGTGATGGTCCTTTTGCTTTTGAATGATATCTTTGTGGAGATACAATGGGAATGGTATCCCAGCCAAACATTTGTAAAAGATTATGCGTTTGCAGGATTTTCCATTTCCGTAGGTCTTTCCATCATTCGCAATATGGTGGAGTCCCGTAAACTTGTGGAAAAACAAAAAGAAGAAAAGATGCGGCTCTCCCGTTATTTTTCACCTGCTGTGATGGAAACCATTGTGAACGATAGTATCAAGTTAGGTGGAGAGGAGAGGGACATTGCCACTTTATTTTCCGATATCGTAGGATTTACTACTTTCTCGGAACAAAATCCTCCCGCAGTCGTACTTGCCAATTTGAATACCATATTCGAATCTTTGTCCGAATTGATTTTCCATTATTCCGCCACCTTAGACAAGTTTATCGGGGATGCGATTATGGCATTCTGGGGAGCTCCTAAAAAAACGGATTTGGATGCTTATCATGCGATCGCTTGCGCAGTGGAAATGCAGAAGAGAATGATTAAAATCAACGAAGACTTGGGAGTTCCTCCCGGAACTTTTCGTCTCAGAATCGGTGTGAATTTCGGAGAAGCGATCGTAGGCAATATAGGATCCGTAAAGAGAATGGATTATACGGTGATTGGAGATGCGGTAAATACCGCGGCAAGACTGGAGAGCCATGGAGTGCCTGGAAAAGTTGCCGTTTCCGAGGCCGCCTATCTGGCCGCAGGTGGGGATCGTTATTTGAGATATGAAGAGAGTAGGGAACTCACTTTGAAAGGAAAAGCGGAGCCGGTAAAAGTTTTTTTTGTAACTGAGGTACTACCAAGGAGCTACTAG
- a CDS encoding class I SAM-dependent RNA methyltransferase — protein MDKIVIDSLTSDFLGQGIAPNGKKVSFPYALPGDELAIEITSKRRRQKKIRLLGYIQRAEWEGVLCEHFGTCGGCSAQHISYDKQTEIKFGPILSSFTKEVSIDLKSIPADTIYHYRSRMDFSVFPGPKIGLRAKGNFRHVVDVLRCSIQTEWANEELQRTRNIIEKFPNLPWDRRDEKGGLKYVTIRKAKFTDESTIIFTFTEGFETQEDHDLFLEETKTNLHSDNIIFCYNRVKSEVSAQGRSVVLRGKDGHTETIQGKNFFVPFDSFFQPNPEGFLPILEFIRTRLPENKQTLIDLFCGNGFFSLLFGKGFSSIHCFELTPSSIDTAKQLLNNEFPDAEINAQVANLFMDAGLLPKIRDGVLILDPPRAGSGKKVAEWIRDFGPNDVFYVSCNPESQKEDVKVFLESYTAKDGILIDPYPHTPHTESVIHFQRK, from the coding sequence TTGGATAAAATTGTTATAGATAGCCTCACATCCGATTTTTTAGGACAAGGAATTGCACCTAACGGAAAAAAGGTTTCCTTCCCGTATGCACTCCCCGGAGATGAATTGGCAATTGAAATCACTTCCAAAAGAAGACGCCAAAAAAAAATCAGACTACTCGGATATATCCAAAGAGCCGAATGGGAAGGTGTGCTTTGCGAACACTTCGGCACCTGCGGAGGTTGTTCCGCACAACATATATCATACGATAAACAAACCGAGATCAAATTCGGGCCGATCCTGTCTTCTTTTACCAAAGAAGTTTCGATCGATCTGAAGTCCATTCCCGCAGATACGATTTATCATTACAGATCCAGAATGGATTTCAGCGTTTTTCCGGGACCAAAGATAGGACTTCGTGCGAAAGGAAATTTCCGCCATGTAGTGGATGTTCTCCGCTGTTCCATTCAAACAGAATGGGCGAATGAGGAATTGCAAAGAACAAGAAACATTATAGAAAAATTTCCGAACCTTCCCTGGGACAGAAGGGATGAGAAAGGAGGACTCAAATACGTTACCATCCGAAAGGCAAAATTCACCGACGAGTCAACAATCATCTTTACATTTACCGAAGGATTTGAAACACAGGAAGATCACGATTTGTTTTTAGAAGAAACAAAAACGAATCTCCATTCCGATAATATCATCTTTTGTTACAACAGAGTAAAATCCGAAGTTTCAGCACAAGGAAGGTCTGTCGTATTACGTGGGAAAGACGGCCATACGGAAACCATCCAAGGCAAAAACTTTTTTGTTCCCTTTGATTCTTTTTTTCAACCCAACCCGGAAGGATTTCTTCCCATCCTGGAATTCATCCGGACGAGGCTTCCCGAAAACAAACAAACGCTGATCGATCTTTTTTGCGGAAACGGATTTTTTTCCTTACTCTTCGGAAAGGGATTTTCTTCCATCCATTGTTTCGAACTAACACCTTCTTCCATAGATACAGCAAAACAATTGTTAAATAACGAATTTCCGGATGCGGAAATCAACGCACAAGTGGCGAACCTATTTATGGATGCCGGCCTTTTGCCTAAAATCCGGGATGGGGTTTTGATTTTGGATCCTCCCCGGGCAGGTTCGGGAAAAAAGGTGGCCGAATGGATCAGAGATTTCGGTCCGAACGATGTGTTTTACGTTTCCTGCAATCCGGAAAGCCAAAAAGAAGACGTAAAGGTTTTTCTGGAATCCTATACGGCAAAAGACGGAATCCTAATCGACCCTTACCCCCACACTCCTCATACCGAATCGGTGATTCATTTTCAAAGAAAATAG